The stretch of DNA TTTTAAAGGTATATTATTATTTGATTCCACATAACCATAGGTCATTATACCTGGTCTAGTAAAGGAAAATTGATTGTTACCAAGATTACATATACCAGCAGAATTAAAAAGGGATGTATTAAATTTAAAATTTTTTACTACATCTTTAAACTTAGAGATCTGCATATTACTATATTCAATACTTGAATCAGCTGATGCTAAATGGCTCATAATATGAACAATTCTAAGTCTTTTATATTTATCTATAAAATTATGAATATTTAAATTAGGGTCGAATCCAAGTCTATTCATCCCCGTTTCTATTTTTAATATAATATTTATATTTTTTCTAATTTTAGTTAAATAATTATTATATAAATTGGCAATATTATAATCAAATACATTTAATATAATATTATTACTTATGGCATCCTCTAAATATAACGGATCAGTATAACCTAATACAAAAATAACAGCATCTTTTAAAATATTTCTAATACTTATAGCTTCATCAAGTGTTGCCACTCCAAAATGTCTTATACCGCATTCTTTATATGTATACTCAGATAAGCTTTTAAGCCCATGACCGTAAGCATCACTTTTGACAATTAAGATTATATCACTTCCTGATTTTTTCTTTGATAGTTCTATATTTTTTTTATAATTCTCTAGATTTATTTCAATATAATTAGGATTTGTATATCTTTTAATATTTATATTAGCTATTGCTTCTCTTTGCTTCATGTTGTAAATAACTAATTATAAATGCATCAATATTACCATCTAACACATCCTCTGGATTAGGACTTTCCACCTTTGTCCTTAAATCTTTAACCATTTTATAGGGGTGTAGCACATATGTACGAATTTGATTGCCCCAGCCTATATCATCTTTAGACTCTTCTATCTTATCTTTTTCACGTTTTTTCTTCTCTAATTCTAATTCATACAATTTTGCTTTTAGTATCTTTAAAGCATTGGCTTTGTTTTGATATTGACTTCTTTCATTTTGACAAGATACTACAATACCTGTTGGCTCATGCGTGATTCTTACTGCAGAATCTGTTTTATTTACATGCTGGCCACCTGCGCCAGAGGACCTAAAGGTTTCAATTTTTAGGTCACTTTCATTTATATCAATCTCAACTGTATCTTCTATATCTGGCAGTACAAATACAGATGCAAAAGAAGTGTGTCTCTTGTTGTTTGTATCAAAGGGTGATAATCTAACCAACCTATGAACACCACTTTCACTTTTTAAATATCCATATGAATATGGCCCATAAACATTAAAAGTAATTGATTTTATGCCGACTTTATCCCCCTCAACCAAATCTAATACCTTATATTTATAGCCCTTATTCTCTACCCACCTTATATACATTCTAGATAGCATGCTAGCCCAATCGTTTGCTTCGGTACCCCCTGCCCCAGAATGGATTGTTACAATTGCATCACTTTCATCATTCTCATTATTTAGAATCATTTTTATTTCAAAATCTTTTAAAAAGGTTGACAATATTTTATTAGTTTTTATTAATTCTTTTTCAACGTCATTATTACCTTCCTCTAATAGTTCTATTAATACCCCAACATCCTCATATAATTCTTTTAATCTACTCCACTGTTCTAATAATTTTTTGAGCTTCATCTGTTCTTTTAAAAACTGTTTTGACTCTTCTTTATTATAAAAAT from Deferribacterota bacterium encodes:
- the prfB gene encoding peptide chain release factor 2 — its product is MIDEILVHYEELHNKFKQLNEVFNEKHITERVKHIDKMILEDPHFYNKEESKQFLKEQMKLKKLLEQWSRLKELYEDVGVLIELLEEGNNDVEKELIKTNKILSTFLKDFEIKMILNNENDESDAIVTIHSGAGGTEANDWASMLSRMYIRWVENKGYKYKVLDLVEGDKVGIKSITFNVYGPYSYGYLKSESGVHRLVRLSPFDTNNKRHTSFASVFVLPDIEDTVEIDINESDLKIETFRSSGAGGQHVNKTDSAVRITHEPTGIVVSCQNERSQYQNKANALKILKAKLYELELEKKKREKDKIEESKDDIGWGNQIRTYVLHPYKMVKDLRTKVESPNPEDVLDGNIDAFIISYLQHEAKRSNS
- the alr gene encoding alanine racemase, with the translated sequence MKQREAIANINIKRYTNPNYIEINLENYKKNIELSKKKSGSDIILIVKSDAYGHGLKSLSEYTYKECGIRHFGVATLDEAISIRNILKDAVIFVLGYTDPLYLEDAISNNIILNVFDYNIANLYNNYLTKIRKNINIILKIETGMNRLGFDPNLNIHNFIDKYKRLRIVHIMSHLASADSSIEYSNMQISKFKDVVKNFKFNTSLFNSAGICNLGNNQFSFTRPGIMTYGYVESNNNIPLKRVLSLYSKVIHVKNVKAGEMISYNGTYTAKKNIKIGILPIGYGDGLKRALSNKGYVFIGGKKCDIIGRICMNLAVVDVTNIPDNLLNEPVEIIGDNIDANSMAKLCDTIPYEILTSFSKSIKKIYKR